GCCCTCGGCGTGAGTCGCCAGGCGCTCTCCGCCCTGGTGAACGGGAAGGCGGGCGTCTCCCCGGAAATGGCCGTCCGCCTCAGCAAGGTCTTCGGCTCGACTCCTCGGCTCTGGATGCAACTCCAGATGAACTACGA
This portion of the Gemmatimonadota bacterium genome encodes:
- a CDS encoding HigA family addiction module antitoxin codes for the protein MPMYDPPHPGEQVRLACLAPLGLSVTDGAKALGVSRQALSALVNGKAGVSPEMAVRLSKVFGSTPRLWMQLQMNY